TGGCGGTTTCCACGCCGAAGGCGCTGTTGAAGCAGCCGCTGGATGGCGGTACGGCGAAAACGGTGGGGTTCGGCGGCGAGGGCGTCCCGGCGGCCCCGGTGCAGTTGGGCGGGTGTGTACACGCGGCGTGGTCGGGGGCGAACAAGTATGTCCGGGACTGTGTCAACGATGCTGATGATAAGAACGTGGATGTGCCGAAGGCGAGTGCGTCGCCGTCGTATGTTTTCCGGGTGAACCGGGACCTGGTGGTCCTGAACGATGTGAACTCGGGCAATGTGTGGCTGGTGAACCAGAACATGCAGCTGGTCAACAACTGGGACGACGTTGTTCCGCCCAAAAATGAATCAGACGAGCAGGACCAGGAATCGGCGGACAACAACACCATCAACGTCCTGCCGGACCGCACCAAACCCAACCGTCCGCCGGAAACCAAGCCCGACGCCGTCGGCGTCCGCCCGGGCCGGACTACCATCCTCAGCGTCCTTGACAATGACTCCGATCCCGACGGCGACGTTCTCACCGCGGCCGTGACTGACTCCGGCCCCAAGGCCGGCACCCTGGAGAACATTTACGGCGGCACCGCCTTCCAGGTCTCGGTTCCGGCGGACGCGAAACCGGGGACGGAGGCGTTCAGCTACAACGCCTCGGACGGCCGCGGCCTCTCCGCCACCGGCCAGGTGACCCTGAGCGTGGTTGGCCCGAAGGAGAACAAACCACCCCAGTTCAAGCGCGGCGACAACACCACCATGCTGGTGGAACAGGGCAAAACCGTCAGCCAGAACATCCTCACCGACTGGATTGATCCCGACGGCGACGACCTGGTCCTCCTGGACGCCAAGGCAGACAATGACCAGGACCAAGTCAAGGTCCGGCGCGACGGCCTGCTGACGTTCCAGGATTCCGGCGCGACCGCCGGGAAAAAGAACGTGGAGGTCACCATCTGGGACGGCCGCGCCACGGTCACCGGAAAAGTGGTGGTGAACGTCCAGCCCCCGGGTGCCTTGGCCCCTGTGGTCAACGCCGACCACGTCACGGCCGTGTTGGGCCAGGACCTTGTCATTGCCCCGCTGAAGAACGACGTTGATCCCAACGGAGGTGCCCTCCGGCTGGCCCAGGTGGAAGCCAACGCCCCCGTCGAGCTGGGCCCCGTCACCGACGGCGGCACGTTCACGTTCCGCAGCACCACCCCAGGTCCGGTCTACCTCACCTACATCGCCAGCAACGGGCCGCAAAGCAGCCAGGGCCTCATCCGGGTGGATGTGGAATCCGGCGACGACACCGGCAACCCCGTGGCCGTCCACGACGTCGCGCTGATGCCAACGGGCGGAAGCGTGCTGCTGGACCCGCTCGCCAACGATTCTGATCCGTCCGGCGGCGTCCTGGTGTTGCAGTCCGTGAAGCTCCCCGAGAGTTCCACTGCCTCGGTCAGTGTGATCAACCACAGCGTCCTGCGCATCACGGACATCCTGGGGACCAAGGATCCCATCCTTTTCGAATACACCATGTCCAACGGGAAGAAGTCGGCCACCGGCAGCGTCTCGGTGGTCCCGGTCCCGGCCCCCGCCGTCGTGGAAGCACCCCAGCCCAAGCCGGACGAAGTGAATGTCCGGGTGAGCGACGTCGTCACTATCCCTGTGCTCGACAACGACACCCACCCGCAGGGCCAGGAACTGACCGTGGATCCAGTCCTGCCGCAGGGGGTGGACCCGGCGGACGGGAAAAGCTTCGTCTCGGAGAACGCCGTCCGTTTCATTGCCGGCAGCCAGCCCAAGACGGTCCGGGCCATCTACAACGCCGTGGACCCGCAGGGCCAAAAAAGGGCCGCCGCCGTGACCATCCATATCCTGCCGCTGGAAGGCGCAGCGAACTCGCGTCCGCAGCCGCGGAACCTGACCGCACGGGTGGTTGCCGGCGGTAGGGTCAGGATTCCTGTCCCGCTGGACGGCATCGATCCGGACGGCGATTCGGTCCAGCTGACCGGCATCGACAGCACCCCGGCCATGGGCACCGCCACCGTCGGCAGCAACTTCATCGACTTCACGGCGGCCGGGGACGGCGCCGGCACCGACACGTTCCGCTATAAGGTGGTGGACCGGCAGGGCGCAGCCAACACCGGCACGGTGACTGTTGGGGTCGCCCCGCGCGGCGAGGTCAACCAGAAACCGACTCCTGTCGACGACGAGGTAAGGGTCCGGCCCGGCCGGCAGATCGCCGTCGACGCCACCGGAAATGATACGGACCCCGACGGCGACCTCATCCGCATCCTGACGGACGGCATCGAAGCTGATCCGGCACTTCAGGCCACGGTGAGCAAGGCCAGCGGCAGGATCATCCTGCTGGCGCCGGGCGAAGCCGGAACCGTCAACGTGCGCTACACCATCGCCGACGACAGGGACGCCTCGGCGCAGGCGGCCATCCGTGTGGTGGTGGACAACGAGGTGCCCCTCAAGGCGCCCATCGCCCGGGACGACAGGGTGACGTCCGCCCAGACCCTGGGAAAGACCGCTGTAGATGTCCCCGTCCTGAAAAACGACGAGGACCCCGACGGCGTGGGCGAAAACCTCCAGATCAGCACGGAGGCCACCACGGCACGGCCCGGCGCGGAGGGCAACATGGTGGTGGACCTTACCGGGCAGCCGCAGCTCATCCCGTACACCGTGGAGGACGTGGATGGCCAGCAGTCGACGGCGGTGATCTGGGTCCCCGGCCTGGGACAGCAGGTGCCTACCCTGGCCAAGGATGAGGTCATCGAGGTCATCGCGGGCCAGGCCGTGAACGTTGACCTGGACGAGTGGGTGAAGGTCCGCGAGGGCCGCTCGCCGCGGCTGACCCAGGCGGACCGGATCAAACTGATCGGCGCCGACGGCGGCGATCCCGTGACCGGGGACGGCACCGGCCTGAAGTACGCGGCCGGTCTGGATTACGTGGGCCCCGGGTCGCTGACCTTCGAAGTGACGGACGGAACCGGCCCGGATGATCCGGCGGGCCTGAAGTCCACGCTCAGCATCCGCACCAAGGTGCTGCCCGATCCGAACAAGAACAATCCGCCCGAGCTCCTGGGCGCCACCGTGGACGTCCCGAAGGGTGACTCCGCCAGCACCGACCTGGGCAAGCTCACCTCGGACCCGGACCGGGATGACGTCGACAAGATGAAGTACGAGCTGGTGGGCGGTTCAACTGCAGGCTTCAACGCCAGCATTGACGGAAAGAATCTTAAGGTTTCCGCGGCGGACTCCAGCGGCACCGGAACCACCGCGGCCGTCCAGGTCAAGGCCCGGGATCCCCGCGGACTCGAAGCCACTGCCACCTACCAGTTGGCCGTGACGGCCTCGAACCGGCCCAAGCCGGTGGCGAATGACGATCTCGAACCCAACGCCGCGGCGGGAAAGCCGGTGACCGTCAACGTCCTGGCCAACGATGCCAACCCCTTCCCGGAAACTGCGCTGAAGATCATCGCGGCCGGGACCGAAACCGGCAGCGGCAACGTGGAAGTCAACGGAGACTCGGTGACCGTGACACCCGCCCCTGGCTTCACCGGAACCATGGTGGTGTCCTATATGGTGGCCGACAAGACGGGGGATTCTACCCGGCAGGCCACAGCCCGCATCCGGCTGACCGTCAAGGACAAGCCCCAGGCGCCCGCCACCCCCCAGGCCCAGAGCGTGGGGGACAGGACGGCGCTGCTGAACTGGACGGCGCCCGCGGACCGCGGCTCGCCCATCACCAAGTACACCGTGTACGGCGAGGGCGGGTTCCAGCAGGACTGCGCGGCCAACACGTGCACGCTCAACGGGCTGGTCAACAACACCACGTACCACTTCCAGGTGACGGCCACCAACGAGTTCGGTGAGTCGGACCGGTCGCCCGCTTCCGCGGAGGTGCGCCCGGACGTCAAGCCCGAGACCCCTCTGGCGCCCTCGCTGAAGTTCGGCGACAAGGAGCTGTCCATCAACTGGACCGCACCGGCCAGCAAGGGCTCGCCGGTGAAGTCCTACGACCTGGAGATTTCACCGCCGCCGCCGGGACAGAACGCCCAGATCCAGAACCTGACCGCTGTCAGCTACGTCTGGAAAGGCCTGCAGAACGGCGTCTCCTACAAAATACGGGTCCTGGCGCGCAATGACGCCAAGGAACCGTCGGAGTGGAGCCCCTATTCGGCCGCCGAGGTTCCCGCCGGCGTCCCGGCGACGCCCACCGCGCCCACTGCTGCCCAGGCGGGTTCGCTCGGTTCGCAAAGCCAGCTGAAGGTCAGCTGGGCTGCGCCCAACAACAACGGCGATGCCGTATCCGCCTACACCCTGACCACCCTCCGGGGTGGGGCAGTGGTATCCAGCCAGCAGGTTGCCGGCACTTCGCAGAACGTCACGGTGGACAACTCCGAAACCAACTACACCTTCACGGTCTCGGCCACCAACAAGGCAGGAACCAGCGGGACAAGCCCCCAGTCGGCAGCCATCCGGGCAGTGGGCAAGCCGGGAACCGTGGCCGCTCCCACGGCATCCCTTGTGGAGACCGACGGAAACGGCGGCAAGATCGACGTGCGCTTCACCGTGCTGACTGACGCGCAGCGAAATGGTTCCGCCCCCGGGGAAATCACGTACCGGTACAGCCTCACATCCGGAGGAGGAAGCGGAAGCATCCCTGCCGGCGGAGGCGTTGTTGCGGCATCGAACGGGACCAACACGGCTGTGGTGGTGTGGGCTGTATCGTCCCGCAGCACCGCTGCAGGGGATGCCAGCGCCCCCTCCAACTCGGTCAACCCCTACGGCCTGGCAGATGCCCCGGTGGTGACAGGTGCCAACAAGCCCGTCGGAGAAAGGTCGGTTTCCTGGACGTGGACCCAGCCCAACGGAAACGGCCGGCCCGTCACCGGTTACCAGTACAGCCTCGACGGCGGCGCCTGGACCAACACCGACGCCCGCTCGTTCTCCACTGGCGCGGGTTACGGCGAGACGCACACCTTGAGGGTACGGGCCATCAGTGCAGGGCAGCCGGGCCGGATCGGCAGCGACACGTCCCGGAGCGGCGCGGCGCCGCCGCCCCCGCAGCCCACCGCATGGAGCATCACCGCCACGCCGGTGCGCAGCTGCACCGAGCCCGGTTACGGCGTCGACAGCTTCCGCGCCGGCAACCCCTCCAGCTGCCAGAGTCCAGGCAAGTGGATGCCGGAAAACCAGCCGGCTGACTCTGACTTCTATGTGGTCTGGTACAAGACCAACGAGAATCCCTCCGGGATCTGGTACCACCTCACCAGCGGTGCGGCTGCCGGCAACTACGTCCGCAGCGACACCACCAACCGCCCCGGCAACCCGCCCGCGGGAATGCCACAGCGATAGGCGCCCGCCGGCGTCGTACCAGCTGACCCGTACCGTTTCCAAAGAAAAGGACCAACCATGACCATGACCACCGAGCAGGCCGCCTGGTTTGCAGACACCTTCGACAAGCTCGTCGCCAACGTGGGGCAGGCAGTCCTGGGCAAAGAACACGTTATCCGGCTGACCTTCACGGCCATGCTGGCCGAGGGGCACGTCCTGTTTGAAGACGCCCCCGGCACCGGCAAGACCTCGCTGGCGCGTGCCCTGGCTGCCACCGTGCAGGGGTCCAACAACCGCATCCAGTTCACCCCGGACCTCCTGCCCTCAGACGTCACCGGCGTGACCATCTACGACCAGAAGACGCAGAAGTTCGAGTTCCACAAGGGCCCGATCTTCAACAACATCGTCCTGGCTGACGAAATCAACCGGGCCTCGCCGAAGACCCAGTCGGCTCTGCTGGAGGTCATGGAGGAATCCCGTGTGACGGTGGACGGCGTCACCTACGAGGCCGGCCGGCCGTTCATGGTGATGGCAACGCAGAACCCCATCGAACAGGCCGGTACCTACCGGCTGCCGGAAGCACAACTCGACCGCTTCCTGATCAAGACGTCCATCGGATACCCGGACCACGCGTCCACAGTCCGGCTCCTAGGCGGCTCGAACCTGAAGGACCGCTCGCTGGAACTCTCCGCCGTCATCACCACCCAGGCAGTGGCGGACATGGCCGACCTCGCCGCCACCGCCCATGTGGACACTGCAGTCCTGGAATACATCTCCCGGCTCTGCGAGGAAACCCGCAGTGCACCGGAAACCCGGCTGGGGGTCTCCGTGCGCGGTGCCTTGGCCATGGTGCGTGCGGCGAAGGTCTGGGCCGCCTCCCAGGGCCGGAACTTCGTCCTTCCGGACGACGTCAAGGAACTCGCCCCCGTGGTGTGGACCCACCGCTTCGTGATGGATCCCGAAGCGGAGTTCTCGGGTGCTACCCCCGAGGCCGTCCTGGCCCGCATCCTGGCGGACGTGGCCGCGCCGCAGCAGCGCACCAACGCCTGACCGCCGCACCCGGCGGCAACTACTCCACCCATCGCAACCCACGAAGGTTCACATATGTCCACCGGCACCCCGTTGACCCGGATCGCCGCGCGCCTCAGGCAACCTTTCCACCGGAACGGCCAGCCCACGCGCCTGCACCCGTCCGCCGTCTGGGCTGAGGCCAGCAGCACTGCCGGGCTTGTCCTGGCCCCTGCCTGGCGTGCAGCCAGGGAGGCGTGGCTCAGGCACGCCTGGCCCGTCCTCTCGGTGGTCAGCGTGCTGGGCTGGTCCGTACTGGCCGCCGCCATCCTGCTCTGGACCGCGGGGCAAGCCTACGGCTGGCAGGAGGCAAAGGCCGCCGCGGTGGCCGCTTTTGTGATGTTCGTGATCGCCGTGGGCTTCATCCTCGGCCGCTCCACGTACGGAGTGGTCCTGGACCTTGCCCGGACCCGCGTCGCGGTGGGGGACAGCGCCGTGGGCAGCATCGCCGTCACCAACACCTCCAGCCGGCCCCTGCTGCCCGCCGCCGTCGAACTGCCCGTGGGCGGTGTCACCGCGGTCTTCCACCTGCCCCGGATGAAACCCCAGCAGGTCCACGAGGACCTCTTCACCATCCCCACCGCACGGCGTGCCGTGATCGTGGTCGGACCGGTACGCTCGGTCCGCGCCGACCCCCTGCACCTGTTGCGCCGGCAGGTCCAGTGGACCGTGCCCCAGGATCTCTTCGTGCATCCCCGCACGGTGGCTCTGGCCGGATCGGCTGCCGGGTTCATCCGTGACCTGGAAGGCATGCCCACCACGGAGCTGTCCAGCGCAGACGTGTCCTTCCACGCCCTCCGGGACTATGTCCCGGGCGATGACCGGCGGCACATCCACTGGAAAACAACGGCGCGGACCAACAAGCTCATGGTCCGCCAGTTCGAAGAGACCCGGCGCGCCCACCTCGCCGTGTCCCTGTCCATCAACACGGACGAATACGGCTCGGAAGAGGAATTCGAGATGGCCATTTCCGCTGCCGCCTCCATCGGCCGCCAGGCCATCCGCGAGCAGCGCGAGCTGGACGTCCTCACGCAAAGAGGCCCGCTGAGGTGCGAAACCGGCCGGAACATGCTCGATGACATGACCAGGATCGTGGGGGCACCCATGCGCCGCACCGCCGTCGACCTCGCCAGGACGCTGGCCGATACCGTGCCCAACGCCTCCGTCGTGTTCTTTGTGGTGGGCAGCAACGTCACCGCCACCCAGCTCAGGTCCGCCGCCGCTTCCGTTCCGCCAGGGGTGCGCAGCCTCGCCGTGCGCGTGGAGGCCGGCGCCGCCTCCAGCAGGGCGAACATCGCCGACCTGACAGTGCTCACCCTGGGCGACCTCGCCGACCTCGGCATCGTTCTCCGAAAGGCGGCAGCATGACCTCCGCACCAGGCCTGCGCCCGCGCACCCCGTCAGCGCGCCAGCCATTCCGCAACGCCGGCGGGTCAGCCTTCGCAGACGGCCAGCCGCTTTGGCATTTCCTGCTCGACGCCGGCGCCCTGACCGTACTCCTGGGACTGGGCCTGCTCGGCTTCGGACTCAGCTTCGGCGGAGATCCGTATTACCTCCTGTCCGGCTTCGGCGGGATCCTGCTGGGCCTGGCCCTCGGCGTCCTCAACGCCCACCTCCGCCTGGGGCTGCTCATTACCTCGGCCCTGGCACTGGGGGCCTACCTCGTGTTCGGAACGCTGCTGGCGGTGCCTGACTCGGCCGTCGCCGGCTTCGTGCCGACCCTGGACTCGCTCCGGATCCTCCTCCTGGGCATCGTGTTCGCCTGGAAGGACATGCTGACCGTCGGGGTCCCGGTGGGAACTGCCGGCGGCGTGCTCATCGTCCCGTTCCTGAGCTCCATGATCACGGCACTGGTGGCAGCAGTCCTGACCTGGCGGGCCAGGACGCCTTACCTGCCGCTGATCCCCGTACTGGTCCTCTTCGTCACGGGTATCGCCTTCAGCACCAACGCCGCTTTCCTCACCCTCGAACGCGGCATCGGCCTGACGGTGCTCGGCATTGCCTGGGCAACGTTCCGCCGGGACGCCCTCCGCAGGAGCAGCAGCCGGAAGGTGGCAGTCAACAACCCGCAGATCGACTCCGCCACAGCGCAGCGGGCCAGGCTGCGCAGGCTGGGCATGGCAGCGGGAGTTATCGCCGCCAGCGTGGCCGTTACTGCGCTGTCCGCCCCGCTGGTGACCGCCGGGGGAGACCGGAAGGTCCTCCGCAACGTTGTGGTCCCGCCGTTCGATCCCAAGGACTACATCACACCGCTCGCGAGTTTCCGCACGTTCGTCAGGGACAAAAAGGACGACACCCTGTTTGTGGTCCAGGGGCTGCCGCGCGACGGCCGGGTGCGGCTGGGCGCCCTCGACGCCTTCAACGGCACCAACTACACCATGGATCCCAACGGTTCGGGCAACTTCAGCAAGGTAGGTGATACCGAGTCCATCAACACCTTGGCCGATACATCGGGTGTGGTCCCCACCAATGACTACTCCATCGATATCACCATCGAGGACTACCAGGGATTCTTTGTTCCCGGCGGCCGCAAGACCACCGGCATCAGCTTTGGCCAAAGCGCCTCCGCCGCGGCGTCGGGCCTTTACTTCAACTCGGGCACGGATACCGCAGTCACCACCAACGGGCTGTCCAAAGGCGACTCCTACAGCGTCCAGGTATCGGACCCCGTGAAACTGGAGCACGGGCAGCTGACGCAGTACGACTTCGCCAAGGTGTCCCTGCCGGACCCGATGGAGGTGCCGCCGGTGGTGGGATCGCAGGCGAACGGCCTGGCTGATGCCCCCACGGCCATCGACCGGGTACGCCAGATCGAAGCGCATTTCCAAAAAACGGGGGCCTTCAGCAACGGCCTGGTCAGTGAAGGGCAGCTGCCCAGCGTCTCCGGCCACGGGTCCGCACGTATCAGGAACCTGCTCACGGCCAAGCAGATGCTCGGTGACGACGAGCAGTACGCCGTGGCGATGTCCCTGATGCTGCGCCACCTCGGCATCCCGTCACGCGTGGTGATGGGTTTCTACCCTGAGCCGACGAGCCCGGAAAACGGGGCAGGGGAAGTGAAGATCACCGGCAAGGATGTCCACGCCTGGGTGGAGGTTGCGTTCGAGCGGGTGGGCTGGGTGAGCTTCGACCCCACCCCGCCCAAGGATAACGTCCCCATCCCGCCGGATCCGGAGAACAAGTCCAAGCCCAAGCCCCAGGTCCTGCAGCCGCCGCCCCCGCCGCAGGAACCCGCGGACCTGCCGCCGGACTCGTCGCCGGACGCCCTGGACGCGGACCAGAAAAAGAACAACCCCTGGCTGTTCTGGGGAGCCCTGCTGGGCGCCCTGGGCGTCGCGCTGGTCCCGCTGTCCATCCTCGCGTTGCCGCTGTTGCTGATTGCTTTGCTGAAATCACGACGGCGGAAGTCCCGTTTCCGCGACGGTGACCCTGCACAACGGGTCGGCGGGGGCTGGAGCGAGGTGGTGAGCCTTGCCACCGACATGGGGGCCGCCGTCGACACCCGTTCGACGCGCCGCGAAAGCGCAGCGTTACTGGCCGAGGCGTTCCCCGCCAGCGGCGGTACCACCACCATGCTGGCCAGGCGGGCGGACGCATCCATCTTTGGCGCCGGCCAGCCCAGTGAGGACGAGGTCCGGGAGTACTGGAGCATTGTTGACGGCTCGCTGAAAGAGATGACCTCCACCGTGGGATTCTGGCGCCGGCAGCAGGCGAGGTTCTCGCCCCGTTCCCTGCTCGCGGACGCGCGCACCCTCCTCGGCCGCCGCGGCGCCAGGCCGGCACTCCCCGTGCTGCCGTCCCTCAAGGTGCCCGGCCGCCGTCGTCCTGCGCCGGAAGCGGCTCAAGCGCCGGCCAGGCCGGACGCCGGGACGGCCGGCCCACCGACGCCCGACACGACAGCTCCGGATACAACAGTGCCCGATACAACCAGGCAAGGACCCAGTATCCAGTGACAGACGACTCCGGGCGCTGCCCCCACTGCCGGCAACTGATCCGCACCGGGGCTGCTTTTTGTACAGCCTGCGGGGCGCCATTGCCCAACCGGTCAGCGCGCAGCATCCGCCGGCCTTACCCGGCTGTTGAGCCCCACGCGGGTTCCTCCGGCGCGCGCCGGTCCGGGATTCCCGGTACTATCCCGGTAGTAGAAAGGCCCCAGGCACTTCCAGCCGCGGGCATGAACGCGGGCACGGGCCGGGGGAGCGCTGGCGGGTCCACCCTGCAGGTGGGTGCCGGTCCAGGGGGAGGAACGGGAATGGCAGTGAATCTTCAGCTTGTTCCGGCCGCGCCGGGCAAGCGCCTTGGTGCTGCCGTGATTGACTGGCTTCCGCCCCTGGCAGTACTGGTGGTCGCGTTTGCCCTCGGTTTCGCCGGCGTCACGCGGACCCGCAGCGGCGGCTTCATCATCTACGACACCGCCTCCCTGGTGCTCTTCGGCGGCATCGGGCTGGGACTGACCCTCGTTTACCTGTCCGTGGTGATGGGGTGGGAAGCCCGGACGGGCAAGACTCCCGGCAACCTGCTGATGGGGATCCGCGGTGCGGACAACGACGGCTACGCGCCTGGTGCCGGGCCTGTCTTCCTGCGCGGCCTGATCACCGGCGCAGGCATCCTGCTGGCACTGCTCGCTGCGGTCCTTGTGGTGGTTTTCCAGTGGTTCGGGGCCGCACTTTTTGTCCTCACCCCGCTGGTGCTGGCCGGCGCGGCCTGGGCCGTGCTGGTGGTGGTGTCCAACAGCTGGGACAAGAACGGCAGGCTTCGGGGCTGGCACGATGCTGCCGCGAAGACCCTCGCCTTCGACGTCAAGGCGGGCCGCAATCCCATCACTACCGGCGGCATCCAGGGGCCGTACAGCTTCGCCCCGCTGGACCTGCCCCCGGTGCAGCAGGTGTTGTCGCCGGTGGCTGGCGCCGCTCCCCTCCTGCCCGCGCCGGCAGCCACCCAGCGCACCCTGCCGGAGCCTCCGGTTGCCCCGTACCAGGCGCCGGGTCCGCAGGCCCCTGCATTTCAAGCCCCTGTATTCCAAGCCCCTGTATTCCAAGCCCCGGCATCCGAGGCACCTGCAGTTCGGGCCCCCGCACCGGCCGCGGCGCAGAGCCGGCATCCGGACGACGACGTGGACCGAACCCAGGTGCGCCCGGGATCAGCCGCACCCGCACCCGCCGCGGTCCTGCGGATCAGGCTGGACGACGGCCGCGATTTCCAGCTGGACCGCAGCGTGCTGGTTGGCAGGAACCCGGTGGGCCAGGCGGGCGAACAGCAGGCCCAGCTGCTCGCCGTCGACGATCCCGGCCGGTCCATTTCCAAGACCCATCTGCACCTGCTGACTGACGGGGCCGGTATCTGGGTGACGGACCGGAACTCCACCAACGGCAGCGCCGTGACCACCCCCGACGGCAACCGCACGCCGCTTCAGCCGGGAGTGCCCGCATTTGTTACTCCGGGATCCAGTGTCCATTTTGGAGACCGCACCTTTTACCTAGGACAGGCATGAACCAACAGCCCGCAAACGTTCCCTCCCGCACTGAACCGGGGGCAGGGCTCAGCCTGGGCGTCGGCCACGGGACGGACCGGGGACTCCGCCGGGAGTTGAATGAGGATTCGTACATTGCCTCCGATCCCGTCTTCGCCGTGGCGGACGGGATGGGCGGCCACGAAGCCGGCGAGATTGCCAGCGGTATGTGCGTCCGGGCCCTGGCCGGGATACCCCAGCTCACCACGGGGGAGCGGAGCGTCACGGCGGCCGTCCTCCAGCAGTACCTGGTGAAAGCCGACGATTCCATCCGCGAGGCCACCGGCGCGCGGGCCGGCACTACCCTGACGGGCGCCGTCATTGTGGAACAGATGGGCATGCCCTACTGGCTGGTCATGAACATTGGCGACTCCCGGACCTACCGACTCAGCCAGGGCAGGTTC
This genomic interval from Arthrobacter sp. SLBN-100 contains the following:
- a CDS encoding RDD family protein — encoded protein: MTDDSGRCPHCRQLIRTGAAFCTACGAPLPNRSARSIRRPYPAVEPHAGSSGARRSGIPGTIPVVERPQALPAAGMNAGTGRGSAGGSTLQVGAGPGGGTGMAVNLQLVPAAPGKRLGAAVIDWLPPLAVLVVAFALGFAGVTRTRSGGFIIYDTASLVLFGGIGLGLTLVYLSVVMGWEARTGKTPGNLLMGIRGADNDGYAPGAGPVFLRGLITGAGILLALLAAVLVVVFQWFGAALFVLTPLVLAGAAWAVLVVVSNSWDKNGRLRGWHDAAAKTLAFDVKAGRNPITTGGIQGPYSFAPLDLPPVQQVLSPVAGAAPLLPAPAATQRTLPEPPVAPYQAPGPQAPAFQAPVFQAPVFQAPASEAPAVRAPAPAAAQSRHPDDDVDRTQVRPGSAAPAPAAVLRIRLDDGRDFQLDRSVLVGRNPVGQAGEQQAQLLAVDDPGRSISKTHLHLLTDGAGIWVTDRNSTNGSAVTTPDGNRTPLQPGVPAFVTPGSSVHFGDRTFYLGQA
- a CDS encoding transglutaminase family protein, which produces MTSAPGLRPRTPSARQPFRNAGGSAFADGQPLWHFLLDAGALTVLLGLGLLGFGLSFGGDPYYLLSGFGGILLGLALGVLNAHLRLGLLITSALALGAYLVFGTLLAVPDSAVAGFVPTLDSLRILLLGIVFAWKDMLTVGVPVGTAGGVLIVPFLSSMITALVAAVLTWRARTPYLPLIPVLVLFVTGIAFSTNAAFLTLERGIGLTVLGIAWATFRRDALRRSSSRKVAVNNPQIDSATAQRARLRRLGMAAGVIAASVAVTALSAPLVTAGGDRKVLRNVVVPPFDPKDYITPLASFRTFVRDKKDDTLFVVQGLPRDGRVRLGALDAFNGTNYTMDPNGSGNFSKVGDTESINTLADTSGVVPTNDYSIDITIEDYQGFFVPGGRKTTGISFGQSASAAASGLYFNSGTDTAVTTNGLSKGDSYSVQVSDPVKLEHGQLTQYDFAKVSLPDPMEVPPVVGSQANGLADAPTAIDRVRQIEAHFQKTGAFSNGLVSEGQLPSVSGHGSARIRNLLTAKQMLGDDEQYAVAMSLMLRHLGIPSRVVMGFYPEPTSPENGAGEVKITGKDVHAWVEVAFERVGWVSFDPTPPKDNVPIPPDPENKSKPKPQVLQPPPPPQEPADLPPDSSPDALDADQKKNNPWLFWGALLGALGVALVPLSILALPLLLIALLKSRRRKSRFRDGDPAQRVGGGWSEVVSLATDMGAAVDTRSTRRESAALLAEAFPASGGTTTMLARRADASIFGAGQPSEDEVREYWSIVDGSLKEMTSTVGFWRRQQARFSPRSLLADARTLLGRRGARPALPVLPSLKVPGRRRPAPEAAQAPARPDAGTAGPPTPDTTAPDTTVPDTTRQGPSIQ